The genomic region attttttattagaaaataacctagtattaatataatttatataagtataaattatcattatacagttttttttttataattaatttattacttaatttataaatatattttaggtatttatatataatagtgAATTATTCAGagtaataaattttttattgaatCGATGTgttttgtataatatataataattcattttaaatttaattatggTATATTCATTACctacttattttttatcgtatcatttttaataatattttacatttgtattttttaatttcgaGCATGTTTATTAGCTACTTTAAGTCAAAAACGATGGctacaaatttataattatttatttaatggtgtatagtatatataatagatacattgttttgttttattgcgcatatatttatactgcgcattaatattttttcgttgtatttaaataaatataacatgGGATGTACCATactaattaaaaaaaaatcatatagTAAAtctaaaatattcataattaattttattatatgtttgttaataatatttaaaacatatgatgtacatatatttcaatAATAACAACGCTGGTTAATCTAATATtgtgaataaaatattttatttttttttctaaaataaatactttTGGTGAATTTAAAACttttataatatgcatattaaattaaatataattcagtttgtttattttaaaaatgtttaaatttttattgcCAACCACTTTGTTAGCTACTTTTGTATATTGTAGTGAACCAGGTCTAAATAATTCCTCACATAAAGTTCGAATATCTGCAGGTTTAAATGAACCAGATGAAGATTATACACAACATTTATATGATATTAATCAAATTTTAGCAGAAGAAAATCGAAATGATTTTGATAATACAATTTCAAAAGAAGGgtattcttttattataacaGATTGGCATGTATCCATAAATAACGGTTCTAGACCTGTTCAACGAATGATATTTAATCcgcaaaataaatttatattagcTTCAGCAATAAGACAATATAAATTGATAACgatgataaaattatatgaattaaatatattcaattaTAGATTAAATCGTGAATTAAATTACAAAGAATCAGATTTTGGAAGTGTAATGAACAGATTTGCtaatgaattaaaagatatatttttaaaaaaaaatcgattTATATTAAGTAGTGCACTTAGAGAAGTGTATAGATGTTTGCACATAATTACATATAATTCAACTATTCGTGTTTCGGGGTTAgttattaaaagaaaagtAGCTAAGCATCTACAATATCCATTAAGTTTTAAATTCGATATTACATTTGGAAAGAAAAGAGAAAGTCATATTCATCTCGAAAGttatactttttaaattcacaaaaaaatataatatcatGCAGAAttacataattattatcattattaatatgtgAAGAAATATATCACTAATAATTGATTCTTTTTTTGAAGTCGCCATTCAGAAATgagaatatttattatatttttaagtgACTCCAGATGTAGGCTTTTGAAATTTGtgtatgaaataaaaaaatgaaacatattaatattgtaaatgtaaatgaaataatacaatGTTAGATAAAATGCCTAATCATGTggataaaaaattgattgATATAAGTATGTTTGTGGAATAACTTGGAAATGATATCCATGCAAATgtgcatatgtatatggATAATGTAAACCTGTATATGTGGCCCCTTACCTGATTCTATCGTTGAATCATGGGTTGttttatatagaaaatggtgtataaaataataataaattaatttttataatgttatttattttccttttattaatttttttaaattaaaatatatttattcataattttgatttttatatggtatatatacatatttatatataatttgtttaaaaataaagcaatgttttattgttttttcttgtttataaataataatttgttcatatatttttcttatttttatataataattattatatttaatgttcaaaatatttttgtatgctttcaaataataataatatcgTTATAAGATTATGCAAACTTGGTCTAAATTTGTTGTTTTCcgtaataataatataataaaaagattATCATTTCATTTACATAGAGGAAAATTTTGttgaataaattatttttaggATTCAAACAtctgttttattttgattgaattgtttatattttaaaagtttgatcatatttattcatcTATGGAAATctaataatgatattataataggaatataaaattaaatgtatataatatcttgttaaaaggaaaaatatgtgtatatctctaattttttaatttctatattaattttaaacatTTAACTCCAAACAGGACGATAAACATtagtattaaaaatattagaatAGTACAAGTGTTTTAGAAATCATATCACATATATTGATTGAttcttataatttaaatatgattatagtattaatattttattcgagggatttaattaaaataaattgataTACGCAGaacaatatttatttatatttttagctATTACAACAATTTGTGGTTAtattgttaataatatataagaCCTTTTACATATTAGATTAAACATGACTAGCTATATTAAAACGTgttcataattataattaaggctataaattatattcgacaacatttttattagtatttatttttatttaaattaaaaaaaatgttttctTAGTGTAAATTATTTCTCGATGTtgatgaatatttaaaaaatgaaattgtCGAGAgcaaatttaataattccGGTTTATTCGAATATAAATGTCcttatgaaaatgataaacaTTGCGActgtaaaaataattatgaaataattaaCACTTTTGTggaatatttataacaaaaattgggtatattttctaataattcaaatggaatataaaatgataataactAGGatattgatatttttatgtgtaGTTAAgtgataaattatttaagttaaaaaatgaaaatctGGAAGAATTTTATGAAAGGCATTTAAAGAATTATACATgaaattttcaatattgGAACATTATAGATAGTAAACAAGTTTATAGGAAAGTTAATGTTTGATATATGTGTGAATTGCATAGCTTAATtgtatatgtaatataattaattagtACAATAAAAATCTGAGCAGCAGCGAAATCGGAAAAAAATTCCGACCAATGCCACAAGAAGTTTAAaagtatttataaaaatgtcaaagaatgttatttattaaagtacttaaaaaatatatatgatggTTTTAGAAATTCTGTTATTTACCCCcccccaaaaaaaaagacagCATAAGCTGACTATTAGAATATGCAATGAATTATTCAGATATTCCTTTTGGAGATCTTACCACAAAAAATTGGAATAAACAGTTTGGGAAAGAGTCTGATCAAATATTTGATTTCAATACTATATGATGCATTAAATTACATCCTAAAATTGTGAAACATCAGCAAAAACTTACACCAAAAGAtgtacaaaaaaaacaatattctTTAGGGAATtgtattttacaaaaataactACATCAAAATTCAGATtctgataaaaataatgcaacaataaattttatagaaataataggtacgaaaattttatatttttatgaaacCCCTACGGATTTTACCATCGTTTAAATGAACTAATATTAACTGGCTTAatgattattttatatttaatggTTTTGCTagtaaaattaataatttatatattttatttaatgaaaaacaaattGAAGTTTCGATATGAACAAATGGAATTCTACAATGATCACCAATTCATCAAAACTCATTAAACAGTTCTATCAATATAGCATATGAGCAAAGAAGTGAGCAAGTTAATTTTGGAAGTAATGTACAAAGATACATATctgaaatataattttcaggaaatatatttaaaaaatagaaattaATTGTATATTCAGTTGTAGTTATTGCAATACCCGTCGTTTTAGCAGTTATGTATAGGTAAATAGAAaggaaattaaaaaaaataaaactaaaaaatatgtattacatatattttgtatatgcGTAAAAAACCAGttaattatatacttttactatttttattctactatttatcatttggcggaaaacaaaattgaagagaaaaaaaacatgaaaaatgttataaattCAATTGGAGGGAACAGACCGATAcacataattataaattcacttattcaaaaaaaaaactaaaaaatttataaacttcgtggaaaaaaatattattattaaatatgtacGAACTTATGGAGGAAGATTGTGTGccatttattaattaatttttttgttgatttttttaattttttgtttatagaagaaaaaacaattatttatatgataaatttaattaacttatatttgaagttgaatttaaaaaatgtataaatttaaagaatactaaatagtaaatttgtctattaatataaagaacttttgtgtatatatgataCATGTCAAGAGTTTGtttcttattttataacaaaacataaaataaattatctATTATACtgtattataatatttctttgcctttaattattatttataaaagtCAAAACATTACATTGtttaaatacaaaaaatttcCTAACATATGCTAGATGGATATGATGGAAATAAAAGTTAATAGAACTAAGTATGTTTCATTTTTCGATTTGagataaaaacatattggTATATCTTTCAATACACtctatatgttttattttttatgatttaaTGGTATGTGATGTTTGATTTTGGGtgcattttaaaaaaataatatattttatattatgaaataattaaaatgaGTACATCCCTACATCTGAAAAAGAAAGTTTGAcaaaattttgtataaaatatattactctattttattaaacaaCATTAAAATTTAGAGAATAGTTATATAACTGGaattaatgaaatatcGGGCTCCTTTCTAGagttgtttatattttttaatttataatattatatatgtaatcaaaatttgttattaaCAATGTTGACTGGCTGTTTAGTTTGtcaatatagaaaaaaattgatgtttagaaaattttaaaaaactaTTATAGATTGGTATTTAAACTATAAATTAAGTtaaacatttatataagaaatcgtataaataaattttattgaattaatttattataatatatttttcgataattacaaaaatattgtacTTTTTACAAAAGtgttttcattatttgaaaaatttaataaaagataaataaaaaatatttatatccataagtaatttttatgaatataatatattttataatattgattatagttaaataaattctataaataatgcacaaaataataagataGATTAACTATATGGGTtccttatatatattcatatgtTCGTCACATTTAGAGCAACAAatagtaaatataattatattggTAATAATATCAGTTATATAATAACCTTCAAATTTTACATATAACcgatatttatttaataaaaaaccaaattaaaaatgaaggaattcaatattttaaaaaaaattatatttttttcgatttttgtttattctTTGGAACATACTAAAAATGTAagttattaattttttgtgtgtATATGGTTGTTATTTTGAATAACCTTTACACTATTGTCATATTTAATGTATAAACTATTTATGTTAAAAGACAATTAAAAATCATAgtatatacacataatGGTAACAAATATCTTATTTCTTTGCAGGTTTTATGTGATTCAAGCGCAGGAAATATTGTACCCATCCAATCAGacttattaaattttaaaattagtaaatcaccaaaaaaatcatattattttctcgATTTGATAAATTCTTATGATtcaattataaattttgcAGCTAAGGcatatgataataatgaagatTGCGGAGAAACAAAAGGTATTGAAGGAAATAGGAAGTCAATTGAAAAcctaaataaatttaatatatttaacattGGGGAGGGAACAATTATTGAATCGGAATGTTCAAAAAGTGATATTTCGAGAAAATCAATAAAagtgaataaaaataatgatgataataaaaataaagataaaaaatcatcacaaaaaaaatccGGTAATAACtgcaaaaaaaagacaaattTACTTACAATTATTCTATCAAAACTTTATAAACGCAAACATTGATTAACCTGATGTTAAGACTAATGATAATGGATTCgaaaaagaatattataaaatatgcttGAACTCAAggtataataaattagaaattagaaagtaaatatattaataataatacgaTATTAGtcatattaaaatatttagtatatatatgaaaagtATCATTGTGTATCATATTTCTAATCttgttattattaccaTTTATACTTTCTATTGATGCGAAGggaaattttataaaattatataagaCTTAAAAAATGGAGAAGAGGAACTGAAGTGAAtcgaatttatttttattataaaaaatatttgttaattattaaagattatattttgtaaaagtTAATAGAAATTTCGCAATGTTACAAACATAAactaattattatttgatgaTAATTAAAgcttatttgtttattataatataacttttaaataattcgCAATATTAACATGCCCCATATTTGAtacatttttgttttagTTGTATTTGCTATGGATActaattttattgttttgcgtacacatatgcatatatttaatataaatttgaacaatatttttcattaatatcaactatatttaattacattttgtaatattaaattgttttattttgaaaatatttattaacaacATTGTAAAGCGCATACTTAGtatctatattaatattatataaataacataaagaaaatcataatatatatgattgcTTTATGAGTATTTATTGTATTTGgttaattatatgtattatattaagGGTGctagtatttttttattataggAATATTCTATAGAAACATCTTATTGTATAATATAGCAAATATTAAgactatatatttaattaatgtgtacaaatatgataaatattttacaaagTGGTGATTTATGTGGGTTAAAATGTACTTTTTGTTCCCagaacaaattattatttgtaaaaaaagggaacatgtatatatatatatatatactttttttaacgttttatattttattaatttttgcGTTTTGAAAATTCGTTGAAAGACAATATTTGAGAACAAAAAAGAAaggaaaaattattaataggTGATATGAGGATGTGATTGATATATAGTATTTCtatatttgaaataattaatttttaacaaaaatgtGGAATTTTGTAagaataatgaaaaaaaaaatgtacgAACTTATGGGtttttaacataaaaaaattatgaatattaatatgaaaagaTGGGTATAAAGAAAGATGattcataaattataatcCTTTCGTTTATGCGATcacaaaatttaataaatgcatttttatattaaaaataaataattatatacaaaacaaactttcttaaaaaaaaacaatagatttatatgataatttaaaataaacaatgtATAGAgctaataaattttattaaaatatacattatgataataaaa from Plasmodium berghei ANKA genome assembly, chromosome: 8 harbors:
- a CDS encoding fam-b protein; amino-acid sequence: MKEFNILKKIIFFSIFVYSLEHTKNVLCDSSAGNIVPIQSDLLNFKISKSPKKSYYFLDLINSYDSIINFAAKAYDNNEDCGETKGIEGNRKSIENLNKFNIFNIGEGTIIESECSKSDISRKSIKVNKNNDDNKNKDKKSSQKKSGNNCKKKTNLLTIILSKLYKRKH